One window of Tepidanaerobacter acetatoxydans Re1 genomic DNA carries:
- the ribE gene encoding 6,7-dimethyl-8-ribityllumazine synthase, with amino-acid sequence MSKIIEGKLIAENLKFGIVVSRFNDFFTKKLLEGAEDTLIRHGAAEEDIEIAWVPGGFEIPLAAKLMAESKKYDAVICLGAVIRGATPHFEYISSEAAKGVAQVSLQTQVPTIFGIITTDTLEQAIERAGTKAGNKGSEAALSAIEMANLKKQLNF; translated from the coding sequence ATGTCAAAAATAATCGAAGGTAAACTTATAGCTGAAAACTTAAAGTTCGGGATCGTTGTAAGCAGATTCAATGATTTTTTTACAAAAAAACTGTTGGAAGGTGCCGAAGATACACTCATACGCCATGGCGCAGCAGAAGAAGATATTGAAATTGCATGGGTGCCGGGAGGATTTGAAATTCCCCTTGCTGCAAAACTTATGGCCGAGAGCAAAAAGTATGACGCGGTTATATGTCTTGGAGCTGTGATACGGGGAGCTACGCCTCATTTTGAATATATATCCTCTGAAGCTGCAAAAGGGGTGGCACAGGTATCCCTGCAAACCCAGGTGCCCACAATCTTTGGAATTATAACCACTGACACATTAGAACAAGCCATCGAAAGAGCAGGGACAAAAGCAGGAAACAAAGGAAGCGAAGCTGCCCTTAGTGCTATAGAAATGGCCAATCTTAAAAAGCAGTTGAATTTCTAA